DNA from Prevotella melaninogenica:
GCATTTAGATTGGCTGACCCAACAGTACAGAATTGTCCGTCTACAGTAATAATTTTTGTGTGATGAAAACCTTTTTCATACATCCAGATTGTACAACCTTTCTTCATTAATTGATGTGCATTATAGAATCCACAATCAGGAGTTAGTGGGATATCACTCTTTACACTCAGTAGGATTTCTACTTTTACACCTCGTTTTACGGCATTTCTTAATGCTTTTTTCAAGGCTCTGCTCAGTGTAAAATATGGGTTGATAAGTTTTATACTGTCCTTTGCATCATTGATAGCATTCACATAGAAATAACGGATAATATCCTTAGAAATGTGTGGTTCACGGTTAATAATACCCACCATTTTACTTCCTGCACTTCCACAAGTGTCAGGCTTCAAGCCTTTTATGTAATCAGCGTTAGAGATTCCACGATAATATTTAGCACCATGTATTCTCTGTCCAGATGCTAAAAACCACATATTAAGAAAGATGTTCTGCAATGTATTTACCTCGTTTCCTTCGATTCTACAATGCATATCATGCCATGAACCAACAACTTCAGTACCATTAATATAATAGTCAGCCACATTCATTCCACCCGTATATGCAACCTTTCCATCTATAACAACAATCTTACGGTGGTCACGATTGAATATATCATGTAGCCAAGGGAACTCCATTGGCTTAAACTCATATATCTCAATGCCCTTTTCACGAATCGCTTTCAGGTGGCGTTTCCTCATGGGACGATTGTTACTTGCATTGCCAAAGCCATCAAAAACAGCTCTAACTTCAACTCCTTCTTTCGCTTTTGCCGCTAAATGTTGTATGAGTTCGTCATTGATAGAATCATTGCGAAAGTTGAAGTATTCCAAGTGAATACTCGAACGTGCTTGATCAATAGCCTTAAATAGATCATTAAACTTATCTTTACCAGTCGTAAGTAAAGTTACTGAGTTGTTATGAGAGAAGTGTACATTCTTCTTGCGCAGCTGATTCACAATCATAGAATCGGCTCTATTCGCAAGTATCTCATGCCCTTTAGTCACAGTGCTTTCTGTCTCTGTTTGTGCTAAAAGGTATGTTGGAAATAGTATGTAACATAATACCATCACCCATGTAATAGCTTTTTTTGTATTAAAGTTCACTTTTCTTTCTCTCATTTTCGTCAATGGCAAACAATAACCTATGGCAAACAAAGGTTATGTTGCCCAATATAAATATCGTAGATAAGATAATAAAAACTATCTTTACAGCATACAACTATAATGGTCAACAACACCTAAGAAGTGTCTTTCCTCATCGCATACTAACACTGTGTGTACCTTATTCTGCTGCATAATCTGTTGAATCTCTGTAATCTTCGTAGTTGGTAAGACTATCTTTGGTTCTCTTGTCATTATATCACTGACTGTATGATCAAAGAACTCAGCCTGCCAACGTTCCATAGCTCTGCGGATATCACCATCCGTTATCAAGCCTATCACCTTTCCATTATCAAGCGATACACCCAAGCCAAGCTTGCCCTTACTAACATGTATGATAGCTTCTCCTAAGTGTATATCCTTTGGAATGATAGGAAGTTCATCTGAACGCATTACATCTTGTGCTGTAGTTAATAAGCGTTTTCCTAATTCTCCACCAGGGTGGAACTGTGCAAAGTCCTGTGGCTTAAAGTTACGAACACGCATAAGCGCTATCGCTAAGGCATCACCCATGACAAGGGCTGCCGTTGTTGAACTTGTTGGAGCAAGGTTAAGAGGGCATGCTTCTTTCTCAACCCAAACCTTCAAATGAGCTGTAGAATATTTTGCCAATAATGAATTCGGATTAGCACTCATTCCAATAATAGGAATATTCATGTGAAGTACCATTGGAATGAAGCGGAGTAGCTCGTCTGTCTGTCCTGAATTAGATAATGCTAATACAACATCATCCTTTGTCATCACACCCAAATCGCCATGATAAACGTCCAGAGGGTTAACAAAGAATGCAGGTGTACCCGTAGAAGAAAGGGTTGCAGCAATCTTAGCACCTATATTTCCACTTTTGCCAACACCAGTAACGATAACCTTACCAGTACAATGGAACATTAGGCTAACAGCCTTATCAAAGTTCTCATCTAACTGGTTTATCAGATTAAGTGTAGCTTCAGCTTCTTCTTTGATACACTGTGTTGCATATGCTCTGACCTGTGTCAATCTTTGTTCTGCTTCGTTCATACCAGTTTTCCTATTAATTCATCTAACTTCTCAAGTTCCAACATATTAGCTGCATCTGATAGTCCTGCGTCTGGAGTAGGGTGAACTTCAAAGAAGTAGCCTGTAGCACCAAAGGCTTTAGCTGCTAATGCCATCGAAGGTACAAACTTACGATCGCCAACTGTCTTACCATCTCCTGCACTTGGACGCTGTACACTATGTGTACAATCCATAATAACATTCGAAACGATTTCTTTCATATCAGGGATATTACGGAAGTCAACAACGAGGTTGTTATATCCAAAACTATTTCCACGCTCAGTCAACCACACATCCTTAGCCCCACTTTCGTGACACTTTTGTACAGGATAACGCATATCTCTACCACTAAGAAACTGTGCTTTCTTGATGTTTACAATCTTACCAGTCTTTGCTGCAGCCACTAATAAGTCAGTCTGACGACAAAGGAAAGCAGGAATCTGAATAACGTCAATAACTTCTCCAACAGCCTCAGCTTGATAGCTTTCATGAATATCGGTTAGCAATCGTAATCCGTACTTCTCCTTGATAGTTTGAAGCATCATAAGTCCTTTGTCAAGCCCTGGACCACGGAAAGAGTGTATGCTTGTACGATTAGCCTTATCAAAGCTTGCTTTAAAAATGATATCTATATCGTATTTCTTATTAAGCCTAACTAACTCTTCTGCAACCGTGTTGAGTAGTTCTTGGCTTTCAATAACGCAGGGACCTGCAATGAAAGTAGGTTTATTCATCATAATTCAATAGTATATAATGCTCCTGTTACTACAAAAATATTGATATATTCTCCCAAGAGTTACTGCAAAGTTATATATAATAAGGTGAACAGACAAATGATTAACGTTCATTTAGATGTTTAAAGTAAAACTTATGCATAAAATTTGGTTGTTTAATAGAAAACCTTTTACTTTGCACCCAGAAAACAACGCTTATTACCCCTTTATGGGTGGTATGTAGCATAAGGTAAATAGATTTAGTTCAATATTAATTTAAAAGTTTTCTATTATGAAAAAGATTTTATTGTCATTTGCTGTAGCATGTGTATCACTTGCAGCAAGTGCACAGGGTTATGTTGGTGGTAGCGTAGGTATTGCTTCATCAAAGACAGATGGTTCTGATGCTGTTACAACTTATCAGTTCCTCCCAGAGATTGGTGTTAATCTCGACGAGAACTGGTCAATCGGTACAGTAGTTGGTTGGGGTAAAGGTAATCCTGTTCAGTATGAGGGCGAATCTCGTAACTATTTCAAGATTGCACCATACGCACGTTACACATTTGTGCGTTCTAAGTATGTAAATGCTTTCGTAGAGGGTGGTTTTGGTTATACTCATTACAACCACGCTCACACTGGTGGCGCTTCTATTAATGAGTGGGAAGCAGGTTTGAGACCAGGTCTCGCAGTTAACCTCAGTCCAAAGGTAAGTTTTGTAACTCGTGTTGGTTTCGTTGGATGGAAGTCTGCTAAGTATGACGTAAGTGGTGCTAAGGCAAATAACGTTTGGGGTGCATCTCTTAACGGTAATGATATCACTTTCGGTGTTTACTACAACTTCTAAAGAGTTTATCTGAAGAAACTTAATATATAAAAAGAGGGATGCATCTTGCATCCCTCTTTTTATATGGTAATTGGAGTGTTTTTTGTTTTATACTTGTCAATATTTCTCCTCTTCATGACATCTAACCAATCTTTATTATATTTCAATCTTCTAAAAGATATTCTTTTGCTCTCTTACTAACACTCTTTTAAATGCTGAATAAGTATCTTCTTCTTCAATGAGATGTTGGACTATTGATATGTTGATAGTTACAAGTGTCTTAAGAAAACGTGTTTTTGTTTATTTTATTGAGAGTTATATTGTTGTTCTGCAATTACTTATCAATACAATAGCTGCTGATATTTATAGAAAAGCAAGTAATAACTTTGTTATCATGTACTTGTATTCACTGTTCCTAACGTCAAGTTACTTTCTTTTCAACAATATATAAGCTTAGTGTTTATGCTCCGCACCATCAGTGCTAAGGCTTAACACCACATGTGTTAAGCATCAACACGCTCGCAGGAGAGAGCAAAAAGGGCTTATTATTGTCATCATATTATGATGGAACAAGCCTTTTTTACTAAATGGAAGAGGACTTTTTTCGATTCTAATCATCTCAAAGCTAAATAAATAGACTAATAACCTGAACTCGGGATAAGAAATGTCTGTAAAAAGTTGGTAATCTCATTATATTTTTGTAACTTTATAGTTGAAAATCAATTATTTACAATAAACATAACGATGATTACCAAGGACAAAATTACTGAAATTTTCTGTATTGCAGATGATTTCTGCAAAGAGTTTGAGTTAGAAACTGATAAAATAGGTCTCTCAGAAAAGAATAAAGGATGTCATCGCCATCGCAGGTGGCGTATGAGTAAGTCTGAAATCATAACGATTTTAATTTGCTTTCACTTTAATTCCTATCGTAATTTTCGTCACTATTATACCTTTTTCGTAAAAGAGCATTTAGCAGATTTATTTCCAAATCAATTGTCTTATAATCGTTTTCTTGAATTAGAGGCAAGAGTCTCTGTAGAGATGATGATGTTCCTGCAGATATGTTGTTTTGGGAGGTGTACTGGTATTAGTTTTATTGACTCAACTTGTATTCCAGTTTGTCATAATAAACGTATTTGTCGCAATAAGGTTTTTAGAAATTATGCAACAAGGGGTAAGAGTACAATGGGATGGTATTTTGGATTCAAACTACATCTTATCTGTAATGAAAGAGGTGAGATTCTAAACTTTATGCTCACTAAAGCAAATGTTGATGACCGAGACGAAAATGTATTTAACAGGTTGACAGACAATGTATTTGGTAAATTGTTTGCAGACAAAGGGTACATTTCTCAAGGATTATTTGAGCGATTGTTCAATGATGGAATAAATTTAGTTACGGGCATTAGGAGTAACATGAAAAATAAACTGATGCCACTTTATGATAGACTTCTTTTAAGGAAAAGATCTGTAATAGAGACTATCAATGATGAGCTAAAGAATGTAGCTCAATTAGTGCATTCAAGGCATAGAAGCATATTTAATTTCGCAATGAATGTTCTCTCTGCTATTGCAGCCTACAGCTTCTTTGAGAAGAAGCCAGCAGTGAACATAGACTTTGCTATAGAGCAACATTCGGGACAGCTTACATTATTCTAAAGTAATCTGTTTTATTATTATCTTTAGACCCAATCAAAAGATTGAGTCTAAAGAGCCGTTGTACTAAACCAAACAGAAGAGTGATATGATACTTATCCCGAGTTCAGGTTAATACTTTAGATCTCTTGTTGATGCTTAATAGTAATCTCACGTTGTGGGAATGGGATTTCAATACCATTATTGTTTAACGTATCATAGATACATTCCATAATAACCGCAATGTCATTTCCCTGTGTTAATACATTTAGCCAAACAAGAATCTTCAGTGTGATACAGCTATCATCGAAGCTTTGAAGTCTGACAATAATATCCTTTTTTTCATTAGTGATACCAAGTTTAGCGATAGCATCTTTAAGAAGTTCTCTTACTTCTTTTACATTCGTACCATATGCAACACCAACTTGAATAGTTCCCACCTCATAACCATCATTCTTGGTCATGTTTTTATAGTTCTTAGTGAAGAGTTGTGAGTTTTGGAAAGCAATCGTAGAACCATCAAGTGCATCAATCACTGTCGAGGTATAGTTTATGGAACTTACCTTACCACGTATACCGTCACAGATGATATAATCGCCAATCTTAATACGTCCAGCCATCAAAGAAATACCATAATAGATGTTTTCAAGAATATCCTTCATGGCGAAACCGATACCCGTTGACAAGCCACCTGTCACAACAACTAACCATGTGCTGCTGACTTTGAAGAAGCCAAGGGTAATCAATAACCAAGCTCCCCATACGATTACTTGTAATACGTTGATATACATCGTAGCACGCGCCTCGGCTGTAGATGGGTCATTGCGTTTGAGATATAACTTGATAGCATCTCGAATCGTTAGATTCAGATAATTAAAGATGAACCATAGGATAGTTACCACAGCTATTGAGTAAACACTAATCTGTATCTTATCAGAATCAATAAAGTTGGCACGGAATAAGTTCCATGTCAATCCACTAAGATTAAAGACATCAGTTGCCCAATAAATAGCAAGGATAAATGATATTACCAAAGCTGTTGGAATGAGAACAATGTCAACAAAACGAAGAAGCCACACCTTTGCTGGTGATAGTTTCTTTATTGGATGTTTCTCCCTGTACTGGTTGAGGTAGTCTTTGAAGAAAGCAATTGTAAGAATACAAGCCAACTGCATTGACCACCAAATGATTACCTGAACG
Protein-coding regions in this window:
- a CDS encoding KpsF/GutQ family sugar-phosphate isomerase, giving the protein MNEAEQRLTQVRAYATQCIKEEAEATLNLINQLDENFDKAVSLMFHCTGKVIVTGVGKSGNIGAKIAATLSSTGTPAFFVNPLDVYHGDLGVMTKDDVVLALSNSGQTDELLRFIPMVLHMNIPIIGMSANPNSLLAKYSTAHLKVWVEKEACPLNLAPTSSTTAALVMGDALAIALMRVRNFKPQDFAQFHPGGELGKRLLTTAQDVMRSDELPIIPKDIHLGEAIIHVSKGKLGLGVSLDNGKVIGLITDGDIRRAMERWQAEFFDHTVSDIMTREPKIVLPTTKITEIQQIMQQNKVHTVLVCDEERHFLGVVDHYSCML
- a CDS encoding outer membrane beta-barrel protein encodes the protein MKKILLSFAVACVSLAASAQGYVGGSVGIASSKTDGSDAVTTYQFLPEIGVNLDENWSIGTVVGWGKGNPVQYEGESRNYFKIAPYARYTFVRSKYVNAFVEGGFGYTHYNHAHTGGASINEWEAGLRPGLAVNLSPKVSFVTRVGFVGWKSAKYDVSGAKANNVWGASLNGNDITFGVYYNF
- a CDS encoding phospholipase D-like domain-containing protein, producing the protein MVLCYILFPTYLLAQTETESTVTKGHEILANRADSMIVNQLRKKNVHFSHNNSVTLLTTGKDKFNDLFKAIDQARSSIHLEYFNFRNDSINDELIQHLAAKAKEGVEVRAVFDGFGNASNNRPMRKRHLKAIREKGIEIYEFKPMEFPWLHDIFNRDHRKIVVIDGKVAYTGGMNVADYYINGTEVVGSWHDMHCRIEGNEVNTLQNIFLNMWFLASGQRIHGAKYYRGISNADYIKGLKPDTCGSAGSKMVGIINREPHISKDIIRYFYVNAINDAKDSIKLINPYFTLSRALKKALRNAVKRGVKVEILLSVKSDIPLTPDCGFYNAHQLMKKGCTIWMYEKGFHHTKIITVDGQFCTVGSANLNARSLRWDREENAVIVDACTTHELDELFEAQKKDSFKLTEAKWKQWRTPWQRFRGWFAHLLSPFL
- the kdsA gene encoding 3-deoxy-8-phosphooctulonate synthase, which produces MMNKPTFIAGPCVIESQELLNTVAEELVRLNKKYDIDIIFKASFDKANRTSIHSFRGPGLDKGLMMLQTIKEKYGLRLLTDIHESYQAEAVGEVIDVIQIPAFLCRQTDLLVAAAKTGKIVNIKKAQFLSGRDMRYPVQKCHESGAKDVWLTERGNSFGYNNLVVDFRNIPDMKEIVSNVIMDCTHSVQRPSAGDGKTVGDRKFVPSMALAAKAFGATGYFFEVHPTPDAGLSDAANMLELEKLDELIGKLV
- a CDS encoding IS982 family transposase, whose translation is MITKDKITEIFCIADDFCKEFELETDKIGLSEKNKGCHRHRRWRMSKSEIITILICFHFNSYRNFRHYYTFFVKEHLADLFPNQLSYNRFLELEARVSVEMMMFLQICCFGRCTGISFIDSTCIPVCHNKRICRNKVFRNYATRGKSTMGWYFGFKLHLICNERGEILNFMLTKANVDDRDENVFNRLTDNVFGKLFADKGYISQGLFERLFNDGINLVTGIRSNMKNKLMPLYDRLLLRKRSVIETINDELKNVAQLVHSRHRSIFNFAMNVLSAIAAYSFFEKKPAVNIDFAIEQHSGQLTLF